In Bacillus pumilus, the sequence AAAAGGATTATCTCCTTTTAGCTCCATATATACTGCAATTGTTTCAAGAAGTTTGATAATATCTTTTTTATTCATCTCTTAACCTCCAGCCGCTTTGGCATCTTCCTTTATAAATATACAAACTTTTCCTTCATCCTACAACTTTCTGTCATGGAATGAGAAAAAACTTCTCCAAGAAAGGAGAAGTTTTTAAACTCCATACGTCGTCCATAAGTCTTTGACAAGACTGGACAGATAAGGGGTGTTGCCTACGATCACATCTGCTAATATTGATTTGCTCATCATTGTTTGCAGCGCATCCACTGGAAGTAGTGCAGCGACAAACAATAGAATAAACACAAATAGATATGTTTCGAGAAATCCTAAAACACCGCCAAGCAGTTTGTTAACCTGTTTAATCACAGGTATACTTGCAATGGTTGTGAGCAATCCGCCAATAATGGCGAGCAGGATTTTGGTCAAGATAAACAGAATGATAAACGCAATGGTATTATAATAAGCTGTTTCTAGATTCCCACTAAAGAAAGCGAGCTGCGCTTGACCACCGCTGAAATTAGGTGCTGGAATCCACGTAAGCTGTGGTGCAAGTGACTGATAAAACATGGAAGCCACTAAAATAGAAACAACAAAGCTAATCAATTTAATAAATTGAAGAATAAACCCGCGTTTTAGACCGACAAGCGTTCCCATAAGAAGCAAAAACAAAATGATGATATCGATCACGGTAATTTCATTCCTTTTCTTTAAGCTGAACCTCTAGTTTTTCGTATTGCTCTTTTAATTTCAAGTAGTCGTGGACGACATTGACTGCTGTCAGTACAGCTAATCTGTTTATATCAAGGTATGGGTTTTTTTCATTTATTTCTCTCATTTTATCATCAACAATTGAAGCAACATGTCGCATATGCATCTTTGTTTCTTGACCGATGATTGTATAGGACTGTCCGTAAATCTCAACTGTTGTTTTCGTTTTACCGCCGTCAGACAACGTTTCTCCTCCATTCCACGAGAATCCTAGTCTCTATCATAACATGTTTAGACATTGAATGGAAAGACGAGCCCTTCCCTGTTATGGTACACTTTAGAAATCAATGATATCAAGGTAAAAAGGAGTTATCCACTGTGCCCCAATCCGTCTTAAAAGCAACATCAGAAGACATTAAGAAGATGAAGAGCTTGTATGCTCAACATTTAACTGACACTTTGCCGCCAGGCGCTCTCTTTCAAGCAAAGGTTCCTGGCTGTACGATTACAGCATATCAATCCGGAAAAGTGCTGTTCCAAGGACAAAAGGCAGAAGCTGAAGCAAGTCAGTTCAGCCATATAAAAGCAGCTGATACGAAAAGTAAAAAAGCACCTGCTGTCACAAAATACAGCCCGCCGTCTGGCATTGCTTCCATGTCGGTTATCGGTTCAGATGAGGTAGGTACAGGTGATTATTTTGGACCGATGACGGTCTGTGCGGCCTACGTTGATTCCAGCCAGCTTGCTCTGATGAAAGAGCTTGGCGTTAAAGACTCAAAAGGACTAAAGGATCCGCAGATTATCAATATTGCCAAAGATCTCATCAAAACCATTCCGTTCAGCCTTCTCGTTCTCCGTAATGAAAAGTACAATACGATGCAGGAAAAGGGCATGAGCCAAGGGAAAATGAAGGCACTTCTTCATAATCAAGTGATCACCTCTGTGCTAGAGAAACTGGATGGGAAAAAACCAGAAGCTATTCTCATTGACCAATTTGCAGAACCCGGTATTTATTTCAAGCACCTTGCAGGAAAAAAGATCATCCGAGAGCGTACATACTTTAGTACAAAAGCGGAAGGCATCCATTTGTCAGTTGCTGCGGCTTCCATTATCGCAAGGTA encodes:
- a CDS encoding CvpA family protein; the encoded protein is MIDIIILFLLLMGTLVGLKRGFILQFIKLISFVVSILVASMFYQSLAPQLTWIPAPNFSGGQAQLAFFSGNLETAYYNTIAFIILFILTKILLAIIGGLLTTIASIPVIKQVNKLLGGVLGFLETYLFVFILLFVAALLPVDALQTMMSKSILADVIVGNTPYLSSLVKDLWTTYGV
- the rnhC gene encoding ribonuclease HIII, with translation MPQSVLKATSEDIKKMKSLYAQHLTDTLPPGALFQAKVPGCTITAYQSGKVLFQGQKAEAEASQFSHIKAADTKSKKAPAVTKYSPPSGIASMSVIGSDEVGTGDYFGPMTVCAAYVDSSQLALMKELGVKDSKGLKDPQIINIAKDLIKTIPFSLLVLRNEKYNTMQEKGMSQGKMKALLHNQVITSVLEKLDGKKPEAILIDQFAEPGIYFKHLAGKKIIRERTYFSTKAEGIHLSVAAASIIARYAFLIEMDKLSKAAGFDIPKGAGLHVDKAAAKLIKLHGEDALRQFTKLHFANTQKAKKWL
- the zapA gene encoding cell division protein ZapA; protein product: MSDGGKTKTTVEIYGQSYTIIGQETKMHMRHVASIVDDKMREINEKNPYLDINRLAVLTAVNVVHDYLKLKEQYEKLEVQLKEKE